One region of Chanodichthys erythropterus isolate Z2021 chromosome 24, ASM2448905v1, whole genome shotgun sequence genomic DNA includes:
- the LOC137015596 gene encoding overexpressed in colon carcinoma 1 protein encodes MIEGAFKGARASHQSRPSLIRPPKQTRKAAKMGCGNSSATSTTAGGPEAAKDVTEEPSPDDEKRRNYGGVYVGLPADLTTVAASQSKSTRKGEEDIKDTSSDWTKLLLLL; translated from the exons ATGATCGAGGGTGCGTTCAAGGGAGCTCGTGCATCACATCAGAGTCGTCCTTCACTCATCCGTCCTCCAAAGCAGACGCGGAAAGCTGCCAAAATGGGCTGTGGAAATTCCTCTGCCACCAGCACGACAGCAggag GTCCAGAAGCAGCTAAGGATGT GACAGAAGAACCTTCACCAGATGATGAGAAACGAAG GAACTATGGAGGAGTGTATGTAGGCCTTCCTGCGGATCTGACCACAGTAGCTGCCAGCCAATCAAAATCCACACGTAAAGGTGAGGAGGACATTAAAGACACTTCCAGTGACTGGACCAAACTTTTGCTTCTGCTGTAA